In Triticum aestivum cultivar Chinese Spring chromosome 5B, IWGSC CS RefSeq v2.1, whole genome shotgun sequence, the following proteins share a genomic window:
- the LOC123114260 gene encoding uncharacterized protein produces MASTLDVSLEEKVDSPQPLFTSDEVLRVRLDMYHLNESQNSEEGLFNCQAAKEELRVDFTLTRTYFYHAIRDGIKAKSYPHFFHQFTGEYSSPCCNYIEPTTLDGDLQYIEFFDKLMESARYRETRHGVLAKAIVMANKHFNKMLFFQIKIAVDECLKLMEHLEKMGQRHELYYYVVHEVLIERKDRQAIIDQIREGKVQLVYDLTEFGGLDLEDCESTVQDTVDHLIDLTGAKSPPKKSIKDGTYKRIICNEVDKLFPSDIELYTHFLKKKMETAEEHNVIPKGTCEHLGGLCSFDSRDKKLGITKCITCYCSVKGFAYPTAERAQRRI; encoded by the exons ATGGCATCTACTTTGGATGTGAGTCTCGAGGAGAAGGTGGATTCACCGCAGCCGCTCTTCACCAGTGACGAAGTTCTTCGTGTTCGTTTGGACATGTACCATCTGAATGAGTCTCAAAATTCCGAAGAGGGCCTCTTCAATTGCCAGGCAGCCAAGGAGGAGCTACGTGTCGACTTCACTCTTACCAGGACATACTTCTATCATGCCATCCGTGATGGCATCAAAGCAAAGTCCTATCCGCACTTCTTCCACCAATTTACTGGGGAG TATTCCTCTCCATGTTGTAATTATATTGAACCTACCACCCTGGATGGTGATTTGCAATACATTGAGTTTTTTGACAAGCTCATGGAGTCAGCGAGGTATAGAGAGACCAGGCATGGGGTGCTTGCTAAGGCTATCGTCATGGCAAATAAACATTTCAATAAAATGCTATTTTTCCAAATTAAGATTGCTGTCGATGAGTGCTTAAAACTCATGGAGCATCTGGAGAAGATGGGGCAGAGGCATGAGTTGTATTACTATGTTGTGCATGAAGTTCTCATTGAAAGAAAGGACCGTCAAGCTATTATCGATCAAATCCGGGAAGGAAAAGTTCAATTGGTCTACGATCTTACTGAGTTTGGTGGTCTAGATTTGGAGGATTGTGAATCTACTGTACAAGATACG GTTGATCATCTTATTGATCTTACTGGTGCTAAG TCACCTCCAAAGAAAAGCATCAAGGACGGTACCTACAAAAGGATTATCTGTAACGAGGTCGATAAGCTG TTTCCAAGTGATATTGAGCTTTATACACATTTTCTCAAGAAGAAGATGGAAACCGCCGAAGAACACAACGTGATACCCAAG GGAACCTGCGAACATCTTGGCGGTTTATGTTCCTTTGACTCGAGAGATAAGAAACTAGGGATAACTAAGTGTATCACCTGCTATTGCTCAGTAAAAGGCTTCGCTTATCCGACTGCTGAACGGGCGCAAAGAAGGATATAG